Below is a window of Rhodopseudomonas sp. P2A-2r DNA.
TGAACATCTACGGCCGGGTGGTCGGCGTGCGCGGTCTGATGGTGGAGATCGCGGGGCCCATCCACGCCATGTCGGTGGGGGCACGCATTGTCATCGAGACTGGAACCAACCGTTTCATCCCCGCCGAGGTGATCGGCTTTTCCGGCAACAATGCCGTGGTGATGCCGTTCGCCGGTCTTGAAGGCGTCCGCCGTGGTTGCCGCGCGGTGATCGCCAACGCCGCCAGCCAGGTCCGGCCGTCAATCTCCTGGCTCGGCCGGGTGGTCAACGCCATGGCCGAGCCGATCGACGGCAAGGGGCCGCTGCAGCAGGGGCCGGCGCCGATGCCCTACCGCAATTCGCCGCCGCCGGCGCATTCGCGCAAGCGCGTCGGGGAACCGCTCGATCTTGGCGTGAGGTCCCTGAACACCTTCCTGACCTGCTGCCGCGGCCAGCGCATGGGCATTTTCGCCGGCTCCGGCGTCGGCAAGTCGGTGTTGCTGTCGATGCTGGCGCGCAACGTCGATGCCGACGTCTCGGTGATTGGGCTGATCGGCGAGCGCGGCCGCGAGGTGCAGGAGTTCCTGCAGGAGGATCTCGGCGAGGAGGGTCTGGCACGCGCGGTTGTCGTGGTCGCGACCTCCGACGAACCGGCGCTGATGCGGCGGCAGGCGGCCTATCTGACCATGTCGATCTCCGAATACTTCCGGGACGAAGGCAAGGACGTCATGTGCATGATGGACTCCGTGACCCGCTTTGCCATGGCGCAGCGCGAGATCGGCCTGTCCGTCGGCGAGCCGCCGACCGCCAAGGGCTATACGCCGACCGTCTTCACCGAGTTGCCGAAGCTGCTGGAGCGGGCCGGGCCGGGCACCAATGAGGGCTCGATCACCGGTATTTTCACCGTGCTGGTCGATGGCGACGACCACAACGAACCGGTCGCCGACGCCGTGCGCGGCATTCTCGACGGCCATATCGTGATGCAGCGGGCGATCGCTGAACGCGGCCGCTACCCGGCCATCAACATCCTCAAATCGGTATCGCGGACCATGCCGAAATCCTGCGATCCGGTTTATCTGCCGACCATCACGCGGGCGCGCCAGATCATGGCGACCTATGCCGACATGGAGGAACTGATCCGGCTCGGCGCCTACCGCGCTGGTTCCAGCCCGGAGGTCGACGAGGCGATCCGCCTGCACGAGCCGCTCGAGAGCTTCCTGCGCCAGCGCAAGGACGAAGTGGCGGGATTGACCGAGGGATACATGCAACTGGAGAAAATCGTTGGTAGTTTGGAAACGGAACGCTAACTTTGTCCGGTCATCATCCCGCTCAGAGACACAATTCTGCCGGTAGGGTTCTTGCGCACCACCGGTCCCGTCCCGCGTTGAAGTTGGGACTTCTGGGGAGTACGAGTCGATGAAGTCACGTGAAACGCTGATCCGCCTGAAGAAATTCCAGGTCGACGAGAAGCGCCGCAGGGTCAACCAGATTGAAGGCATGATCGCCGATTTCCAGCGCATGTC
It encodes the following:
- the fliI gene encoding flagellar protein export ATPase FliI, which gives rise to MKALAEQIADLDGVNIYGRVVGVRGLMVEIAGPIHAMSVGARIVIETGTNRFIPAEVIGFSGNNAVVMPFAGLEGVRRGCRAVIANAASQVRPSISWLGRVVNAMAEPIDGKGPLQQGPAPMPYRNSPPPAHSRKRVGEPLDLGVRSLNTFLTCCRGQRMGIFAGSGVGKSVLLSMLARNVDADVSVIGLIGERGREVQEFLQEDLGEEGLARAVVVVATSDEPALMRRQAAYLTMSISEYFRDEGKDVMCMMDSVTRFAMAQREIGLSVGEPPTAKGYTPTVFTELPKLLERAGPGTNEGSITGIFTVLVDGDDHNEPVADAVRGILDGHIVMQRAIAERGRYPAINILKSVSRTMPKSCDPVYLPTITRARQIMATYADMEELIRLGAYRAGSSPEVDEAIRLHEPLESFLRQRKDEVAGLTEGYMQLEKIVGSLETER